The Colletotrichum destructivum chromosome 7, complete sequence genome contains the following window.
GTTGCCCGactcggcgtccttggcaaTATGCTCCTTGACAATgttggcgacggccgagtaGACGTCGGCAGGCTTGTCGCCGGGCTCGAGGTTGACCTGCCGAGCACCCCACGAGtcaccgccgagggcggcataATGCTGGAGACCGTTGCAGGTGCCGTCCTGGTGTACCGGGAGATGGGAGACGAACTTTGTTGGCTCCGGGGATTCGAGAGCGGCCTTGAGCTCGAAGCAGGTCGCGAGGCACTGCCACGGGTCTTCGGCCTTGAGCCACCACCGGCTGCCGTCGAGCGGGTTGTTTGCCGAGTCGAAGATGTTGACGAGGTTGTCCATGGCGAACGACTCTCTCTCCTTGAGGCTGGCCTTGTCGAAACCGAAGACGTTGGCCAAGTGGACCTTGAGCCACTTGaggccctcctcgcccagctcTTTGCCGTTGGCAAAACGAAGGAGGCCTCGGACGTGGTCGGCACCCATGTGGTTGAGGTAGGTCGGCAACGGATAGGCGCGGCCTCGGAAGTCGATGTTGTGGGGGAAGTAAAAGGTCTGGTTCCTGAAGGCCCGGGCGATTTCCAGCTGGAAGTTCATGAAGCAGCGGACCGAGTGCATACCGCCGCGTTCGTTTTCGGCCGCCCTGACTGCCCTGACCCAGGCTCTGTGCGCCAGCGGGTCGTTGGTCGCTTCGGGCTCGCGCGGTATGGGGATGTTGGGGTTCAACGCGGGCAGGTTTGCCAGCGCCTCGCCCGTGTTCCAAGCGGCGAGCATGACGTTAAGAACGGAGGTGTTGACGCGCCATGCCGTCTTGCCCAGGACGTCCAGGCCCTTGAATACCTGGTCCATGTCTCCGCGGGCGATGGCAGCCTCGCTGTACAGCTTCTGGTCCTTGTCGCCCTGCTTGATGCGAACCAGATTGGCCCTGCTTTCCAAAAAGCCGCCCTTGTCGAAGGCCTGCCACGGCTCGGGCTCGACAACCATGGGCAGGTGCTTGGCAAGATAGTCGCCCTGGGGCTCCCGCTTCATGATGTTGACTAGCTCCTTGTTCAACAGTATCATGCCAgtcttcttgcccttctttaGCCGGCTGACGTGGGAGAAGGCGGGCTGATACTGGCTGACCAAggccttggtctcggggTGCTCCTTTACCACCTTAatcttggccgtctcgatgAGGGCCGAGAGCAGCGCGGCGCCGACCTTTGCCCGGACGGCAACCGGCCATGGTTTGTCGGCCACGGCGGTTTCACTGAGCTGAGAAAAATGGTTGTTTGTTTCCTCGGCCGACCGTTTGTCGTTCGGCACGTTggtgggcgtcggcgacatgACCATTCGTCTGGATTTCGGCTTTTGTGCGGTCTTTTTTTGCGTCGCAGCTTGATCTCggatgtcctcctcggccatcttggcaAGACTGACAATGGCCGCCGAAAGGGGCATGCCTCGGTCGATGCCGGTAATGACGGTTGAGCTCAGAGCACCCAGAATGGTGACGGCAGCGAGACGGGTCGGGGTCGAGAGACGCAAAAAAGGCCCGTAGATGCACCGATCGTAGTCTGCGGGACTCTTTTTCacggcggtctcggcggcttcgatTGCGACCATTTCCTCTTTAAACCGAGCTTCCAAGGCGAGTTGCCAGTCGTAGAGTCGCGAGTTCAGGCTCGCGTGCGAGACGGCTGTGTTGAGACCCATCTTTTGCAGCGATTCATTCTCCTCGCGCCAACGATtcacggcggcgtcgatgcAGTCGCGCTCGAGGCGAGCTTGGATTTCCCGCCGCTCGCGCAGGGGCAAAGTCGAGATATCGCAGTTCTGGGGAATCTCATCGAACAGACTCAGGGTGTGCTTCAGGGTCTTCAACCCAAAGCCCTTCTGAGGCGTGGCCAAGACCTCGGGCATAGACTGCGGCTGATCGGCTTCACCGGCCTTGCGGGACAGTTCTCCGACGGCAGAAGGCTCGGCGTGTGGTTCAGGTTGAACGACATCAGATGAGTCGGGTCGTGGTTGGGGGGCGATATTGTAATCCGGGAAGATTTTGGTTATGATAGCAAGGTCCTTGTCGCTGAGGATGTCTGCCATTGACAAGACCTGAAGACCGGCCTCCCCGGGGGCCAAGCTCATGTAGTGAGTAATCAAGGCATCGCGATTGGAAATGGATCGCTCCGAGAGCAGCGAGGCCTTGACCATACAGGCGACGGTCTCGGCGGTCTGAGGGAGACCCTTGGATCGAATGTTCAGCACATACCACTTGTGGAGCTTCGCTGCTTGTTCGCGGTCGGGATGCAGGCGCAACTGTTCGAGAGAAGTGCGGAGGTATCGGTTGTATAGGAAAATGAGCTCTTCGCCGGGCAAAAAGTTGTAGAGGGCCATGCGCTTGAGAATCAGTTCGGCGCGGTCGACCTTTCCGACACGAAGACAAGCGTCGAAGACAAGTAGCATCTCGTCCAGGTTTCCCGATACTCCCAATCTGTTCATTTTCTTACGGGGTGTGTCATCCTCCATGGGACCGTCCACAACGAGGGGCGAGGAGGGATCGAACGGTCGCAGTTCATGGATGCTTTGGCGTGTCGAGCCGTTGCCGTACGGCGGCAAGATGGAGCTGGCAAGTCGATCATACTTGGAACTGTCGGCTGATTGGTGTTCGTCGACGCTGGTGGCGAGATTTCGTCCAGCGCTGAGACTGGTCCTCGTAGTCGTGGGACGAGCTGGTTGCTGCTGAGTGCCGAAGCAACGAGCGGGTCGTTGGCTCGCAGCGATTGCGGTCAGAGGGAATCGGGGTGTCGGGCGGAGGGGTCGAAAGACGGCTGCGTGGTGGAGGGAAAGGCTTCTCCGGCCGTTCCTGAGAAGCATCTTGTGGAACAGCTCAcgcgacgggcggcgcagacCGAAGGAGTGAGTGGCGATGTCTTCGTTGTTGGTCGAGATTCGCTCAACAGCGCCAGGTCTGTCGGGTGTCTAGCAGAAGTACCGGGGCATTAAAGTATTGGAGAAAAGGGTATAAAAGAACGTAGACTATATTACAGAGTACAGAGAGAAAAGACTTGCTGCGATCCGATGCCAGTGTTCGAGCACATGCAACTTTTTCTTCTGCtcggaggggaggaggaagagggaggtggtggagagTTGGTCAGTCGCCTGATAAcgggggaggaagaggaagattgGAGCTTGTCGATAGGAGGCGCGAGCTATCAGAATTTTTGCCATTCTTaatttttttcttttctttttttcccccttctgcttcttgtctTTGGTCCTTCCCTGACTCGGGGCGGGTCAGTCGGCCCCACTCGGCCGGGATGGAGTGGCCAACGGCGTTTGACGGAATATTCTCTGCCCATTCAGAAAGGGGTCTGTGGGGCTGGTGACCAATCAAGCACATTCTCGGTGCTCATTCGCCACAGCACTCTCCCTTCTTTTTTCGCGTCCATCTCACAGCCGACAGCAACGGTACGTACTCTGTGCTTTCAACGCACAACGGATACTTGAGCTAAGGAGAAGGTATAGCATGACTTTGGAGGTAAAAAACGAAAGAAGGGCAGTGTTGATGATATGCAACTGAGCCGTCAATTGTAACTGACTGTATCCGTACGTACATACAAACTATGCTTACACCTGACCAGGCTGCTTGGGAATAGCTGTGGCAGCTCACCTTACCaaaggtacctaggtaggtacctaggcgCGGTGGCCGGAACATTTCCTGCCGAAGCGACAATGTTATGTAAGCACCTTTTTTCGTCCCCGAGCACGTCCCTTGGCGTCACCTCTGCCCGAGCTCTACGAATACTTCTCTGAGAGGTGGATGAGAATTTTGGCTCAAACCAAACCAAGCACAAGACGCGCTGCGCTGCTGCTACTTCACCCTCCAAGATGGCCTCGAGACCAGCCCTTGCAGCTCTCGGCTGCTTGCAGTGCCGCAATCAAGTTTTGAGAGCCATTGCCTCGACCAATCCGGCCACCTTTCTCCGGGCTCCTGTCGCCGCGACCACCTCAGCTGCTCTGCGGCCTCGCAATAACCTACACAGAGCCTTCTCGACTCTGCCCCCCGACACCAACCCCCAAGCGACAGACGAACCAACTCCTCAGACAGCGGAGCAACCCGTGTCCAAAGGAGCCGAGCAGCCCGCGGAACAGGTTGCAGAACCGCCCGCAGAAGAAACAGCGAGCGAGAAGGAAGATACGCCATGGTTCTTACAAGTCGACCCCCCCACCCACGCGCCTACCCAGCAAGCCTCGCCGTTGCCAGAACTGCCGGACTCTTCGCCGCCGATACTCGAGCCGTTGCTGAAGTACGTCTACGAGGAGATGGGTCTCGACGATCTCTCGCTTCTTGACTTGCGCGCACTCGACCCGCCCCCTGCCTTGGGGCCGAACCTCCTCATGCTCTTCGCCACGGCGCGAAGTGAACGCCATCTGCacgtctcgtcgtcgcgcttGGTGAAATGGCTTCGCCATCACCACAGGATCGAGGCCAATGCCGATGGACTCATCGGCCCCGGCGAGCTCAAGACGAAGCTGCGGAGAATGCGGAGGAAAGCGAAGCTCCTGGGCACCGGCGCCACGTCTGccacgggcggcgacgacggcattTCCACCGGATGGATCTGCGTCAATCTCGGAACCAGCGGGTCGGCCTACAGCGAATCTGCCCGCTTCGATGCACAAGGAAACATGTCGGGTTTCGGTGGACCCGTCAACGGCTCGACCGTTGTCGTCCAGGTCATGACCGAGTCCCGTCGGAACGAGCTGGACCTCGAGCGTTTATGGAGTCAGCAGCTCATCCGGAGCCAGGCCCAGGAGCGCAAGGTCGCAGAGGAAACTTCCGAGTACCACAACCGCTTTGGCAAGTTACCTACCACAGCCGACGTTCGCGCCCGCAAACCCAACTACACCAAACGGACCCAGGCGAGAAGCTTCTctaccctccccccccggCCGACGGAAGCCGCTGAACAGGCCcccgccgaggcggccggtGCAGGTATTACTCCTTCAGCAGACTCGAACTCCGTCGCAGACCCGCTGAACAAAACTCGCCAGCACGTTAACAAGATCCGATGGGACGGGGCACAGGTCAGCCTCCCCGAGTGCTTGGATCTCCTGAGGGCCATCTTCCGcagcccggcggcgtcggatGCTCACGCCCAGAGCCAGGCCGATCTCGCCACGGAAGTCATCACGACGATGCACGAGCGCGGCATGCCCATCATGGACCACGAGATGCTTGTTACCATGATCGAGGCGATAGCAGCCTCTGGCGcgcaggccgagaagattCGCAGCATTCAGTCGAATCTGGAGATGGTGATGCTCCAGGGGACGCAGTCCTCCCCCACCGAGGCCCAGCTCGTCCGTCTGCTCAAAGTGTACGCGGCCCAGGGCAACTGGGAGCAGTTTTGGGAGACGTGGGGCGTCCCCGCCCGCTACAGCCAGCGCCGAGGACCGATGATGTACAGAGAAGTGTTTGCGCTTTCCTCGCACACCCGCAACAAGGCCAGGTGCATCGAAACCCTGAGGAAGTGCGTACAGGAGATGAGGCTGGAGCAGCCACCGGTGCTGCCCGACAACACTGTCTGGCCTGACCTAAAGGCATGCATCTGGACTGCCGACCCCGACGCGGAACACATCAGCGAGCACATGGTGTCCCGCGGCGGCCAGTCCACCGAGAGCCACAAGGCGGCCAACACAGAGTTTGTTAGGATGCTGAAAGAGCTCGAAGCCATCCGCCGGAGTATCTGAGTCTTATCTCGGCGCACATGCGTCGTTTGGAATCCGACAATgatggccgtcgaggaaTGACGGCCGTGGGGAGAAAGGAGATCTGGGCGAGTTCAACCGTCAGATAACCAAAAAGGGCATCTTGGCCGTTGACGGGCTTCGGCGCTCACCGATGCTCACCGATTGCGAGGCGGCTTGGTCCCTGTCATTGTGGCAGCACTACAACCAGCCATCGGAGACTCGACGATAGAGCCTTTGGAAAAGGTCTTTGACAACCCTGTACAACAACAAATCCAATGTCTTTACAATCTGTATCATACGTAAAATAAGCACAAAAACAATATCGTCGACCTGAAGACGAAGCGAGAATCATTCCACTTTTCCGGGGGCTATCTACACTTTTTCTCCCCCGTCGCAGACCCTGCGCCTACCTGTGTTCCCAGGATGTGTGAAGTTCCCCCATTGTTgtgacggcgaagaagccctCGACTATGTCGTTTCTGACCTTCCTCTTTGGGAAGGGCTCCGTCTTATCTCTGGCGAGGTCCGGATTCGGGACGCAAGATTgtgggggggaagggatgGGAGGAGGGAACATGGCCGCGGCACGCACTACTGCAGGTGGAATTCAACCTCATGCACCCGAATTTTCCGCCGCAGATCTTGGACAAAATTGTGTCTGAAGAATCAGTCGAACTCGGCGAGAGAATCGGTGGTTGGCCAAGCCAGTGTCTGATATTCTTGCCAagtgtctctctctctctctctgtctctctttctctctctctctttctctgtctctctttctctctctctctttctctgtctgtctACGGTCATCGGATGGCTGCACCCGGATCTTGGTCCGGCTTCTCGCTATCACCAACGCTTAAACCCCCCGGTCCCCCGGCTTCCGGAAGCCGGCACCCAGGCCTCCATTGATTGTGAGTTCGTGCGACTCTGGGGATTTCCTGTCCAATGACGCCTTGATTTGACTCCTCCGCGGTTGGATCGCCCGCCAAGTTCCATGTTAGCCCGGTACTTATGTGAAAGCTGACGATGCccgaagaagcaggaggcACGACGATAGCCAACCTCACCGTGACACCAATGATGGCTTGACCTTTACCTGGCCAACATGGCCCTTGTTCCCACAGATTACCGCCTTTGTGGGAACTCCACTCACGATGTGGCAGTCCGTCCATCGGGACCTGGTCTTGGCTATCCACACGAGGACTGGAGgacctcttccccccctcttccgacTGCTACATAACCTGCATTGTCCCGCTGCCGTGACAgtttcttctctcctctcccgcTTGCCAAGGACCATCTCCCGCCCTTCGCAGCC
Protein-coding sequences here:
- a CDS encoding Putative DNA-directed RNA polymerase, phage-type, DNA-directed RNA polymerase domain superfamily; its protein translation is MLLRNGRRSLSLHHAAVFRPLRPTPRFPLTAIAASQRPARCFGTQQQPARPTTTRTSLSAGRNLATSVDEHQSADSSKYDRLASSILPPYGNGSTRQSIHELRPFDPSSPLVVDGPMEDDTPRKKMNRLGVSGNLDEMLLVFDACLRVGKVDRAELILKRMALYNFLPGEELIFLYNRYLRTSLEQLRLHPDREQAAKLHKWYVLNIRSKGLPQTAETVACMVKASLLSERSISNRDALITHYMSLAPGEAGLQVLSMADILSDKDLAIITKIFPDYNIAPQPRPDSSDVVQPEPHAEPSAVGELSRKAGEADQPQSMPEVLATPQKGFGLKTLKHTLSLFDEIPQNCDISTLPLRERREIQARLERDCIDAAVNRWREENESLQKMGLNTAVSHASLNSRLYDWQLALEARFKEEMVAIEAAETAVKKSPADYDRCIYGPFLRLSTPTRLAAVTILGALSSTVITGIDRGMPLSAAIVSLAKMAEEDIRDQAATQKKTAQKPKSRRMVMSPTPTNVPNDKRSAEETNNHFSQLSETAVADKPWPVAVRAKVGAALLSALIETAKIKVVKEHPETKALVSQYQPAFSHVSRLKKGKKTGMILLNKELVNIMKREPQGDYLAKHLPMVVEPEPWQAFDKGGFLESRANLVRIKQGDKDQKLYSEAAIARGDMDQVFKGLDVLGKTAWRVNTSVLNVMLAAWNTGEALANLPALNPNIPIPREPEATNDPLAHRAWVRAVRAAENERGGMHSVRCFMNFQLEIARAFRNQTFYFPHNIDFRGRAYPLPTYLNHMGADHVRGLLRFANGKELGEEGLKWLKVHLANVFGFDKASLKERESFAMDNLVNIFDSANNPLDGSRWWLKAEDPWQCLATCFELKAALESPEPTKFVSHLPVHQDGTCNGLQHYAALGGDSWGARQVNLEPGDKPADVYSAVANIVKEHIAKDAESGNVIAVALRDKITRKVVKQTVMTNVYGVTFAGAKKQVCKQLDSLYPDLPKESGFDNIITSSYVATLVFKALSSMFRGAHDIQYWLGEIGGRVCRALSAEQLERIKNDNILPSSSATAKAGDRKTTTDDILAQFRATIVWTTPLRMPISQPYRKSGTRCIKTSLQDLSLIIPERSDPVHRRKQLQAFPPNFIHSLDATHMLLSALECHELGLDFAAVHDSFWTHACDVNTMNRVLRDAFIRIHEEDVVGRLAAEFEARYRGSIYLAKINQGTPVEKKITALRKKFKMSTRDELLAEYKRQTLLRSLDPEQVAEGKQMVTPASIFEEMSANESLAEPEDMEGLGLGSISDKEGLDLAEDEAGESEEGIDDQIAAEAPEAEDEAAKDDSPGAKWMERMAENAKVSFFERTVVSQTKTKQKQAGAIQVWLPLTFPAIPEKGDFDVQRLKKSEYFFS
- a CDS encoding Putative ATPase synthesis protein 25, which codes for MASRPALAALGCLQCRNQVLRAIASTNPATFLRAPVAATTSAALRPRNNLHRAFSTLPPDTNPQATDEPTPQTAEQPVSKGAEQPAEQVAEPPAEETASEKEDTPWFLQVDPPTHAPTQQASPLPELPDSSPPILEPLLKYVYEEMGLDDLSLLDLRALDPPPALGPNLLMLFATARSERHLHVSSSRLVKWLRHHHRIEANADGLIGPGELKTKLRRMRRKAKLLGTGATSATGGDDGISTGWICVNLGTSGSAYSESARFDAQGNMSGFGGPVNGSTVVVQVMTESRRNELDLERLWSQQLIRSQAQERKVAEETSEYHNRFGKLPTTADVRARKPNYTKRTQARSFSTLPPRPTEAAEQAPAEAAGAGITPSADSNSVADPLNKTRQHVNKIRWDGAQVSLPECLDLLRAIFRSPAASDAHAQSQADLATEVITTMHERGMPIMDHEMLVTMIEAIAASGAQAEKIRSIQSNLEMVMLQGTQSSPTEAQLVRLLKVYAAQGNWEQFWETWGVPARYSQRRGPMMYREVFALSSHTRNKARCIETLRKCVQEMRLEQPPVLPDNTVWPDLKACIWTADPDAEHISEHMVSRGGQSTESHKAANTEFVRMLKELEAIRRSI